The following proteins are co-located in the Haloplanus sp. HW8-1 genome:
- a CDS encoding four-carbon acid sugar kinase family protein, protein MDGGLIVADDLTGACDTGHEFARRGYRTRVLVDGRSVDRTAADVLVVNTDSRYDSPEAAATAVRTAVESRPDGVVYKKIDSTLRGNLGAEVAAAMGAVADRDPSAADGTGAGNGARRDPLAVVAPASLDTGRMTACGRHLVDGALVTDTEAGADAENGPASAHLPSLFEGIRYPVAHVGIDTVAEGAPALAERFRAFGDGPRIVTVDATHERHLEAAATAARRTERPTVYVGSAGLAKHVEIPVGAPRDPGAACDTAGRRRSGSTGGGVLGVVGSVAPVTLRGIDALPDRTVVAVDPAVAVGAPGTAVDRATERIRTAMDADESAVVTAATDRGAVDRALSAGADVGLSPRATRERIAGVLARTASHVVADRRLAGLFLTGGDTAMAVLDALDARSIDLRGEAVEAGIPVGTIDAGVADGTALITKAGAFGEAESIFSCLNHLRRV, encoded by the coding sequence ATGGACGGGGGACTGATCGTCGCGGACGACCTGACCGGCGCCTGCGATACGGGACACGAGTTCGCACGACGGGGCTACCGAACGCGGGTCCTCGTGGACGGTCGGAGCGTCGATCGGACGGCGGCCGACGTGTTGGTGGTCAACACCGATAGCCGGTACGACTCGCCGGAGGCGGCCGCAACCGCGGTCCGAACGGCGGTCGAATCCCGGCCTGACGGCGTCGTGTACAAGAAGATCGACTCCACGCTCAGGGGGAACCTCGGTGCCGAGGTGGCCGCCGCGATGGGTGCCGTCGCGGATCGTGACCCGTCGGCGGCCGACGGGACGGGGGCGGGGAACGGCGCCCGACGGGATCCGCTCGCCGTCGTCGCGCCCGCCTCGCTGGACACCGGCCGCATGACCGCCTGTGGCCGCCACCTCGTCGACGGCGCCCTCGTGACCGACACCGAGGCCGGCGCGGACGCGGAGAACGGGCCGGCGAGTGCTCACCTCCCGTCGCTGTTCGAGGGCATCCGCTACCCCGTCGCACACGTCGGGATCGACACCGTCGCCGAGGGGGCGCCCGCCCTCGCCGAACGGTTCCGAGCGTTCGGCGACGGACCGCGGATCGTGACGGTCGACGCCACGCACGAACGCCACCTGGAAGCCGCCGCGACGGCTGCCCGGCGGACGGAACGTCCGACCGTCTACGTGGGCAGCGCGGGGCTGGCGAAACACGTCGAGATACCGGTCGGAGCGCCGCGCGATCCGGGAGCGGCGTGTGACACCGCCGGCCGGCGCCGGAGCGGATCCACCGGCGGGGGCGTCCTCGGCGTCGTCGGGAGCGTCGCGCCGGTCACGCTGCGTGGGATCGACGCGTTGCCGGACCGGACGGTCGTCGCGGTCGATCCGGCGGTTGCGGTCGGGGCCCCCGGTACCGCCGTCGACCGCGCCACCGAGCGGATCCGGACGGCGATGGACGCCGACGAATCGGCAGTCGTGACGGCCGCGACCGACCGAGGGGCCGTGGACCGCGCGCTGTCGGCCGGTGCCGACGTGGGCCTGTCGCCGCGGGCGACCCGGGAACGGATCGCAGGCGTGTTGGCCCGCACCGCGAGCCACGTCGTCGCGGACCGACGGCTCGCGGGGCTCTTTCTCACGGGCGGCGACACGGCGATGGCCGTGCTCGACGCCCTCGATGCCCGATCGATCGACCTCCGGGGGGAGGCCGTCGAGGCCGGCATTCCAGTCGGTACGATCGACGCCGGGGTGGCCGACGGAACGGCGTTGATCACGAAAGCCGGCGCGTTCGGCGAGGCCGAAAGTATATTTAGCTGTCTGAATCACCTACGGCGCGTATGA
- the pdxA gene encoding 4-hydroxythreonine-4-phosphate dehydrogenase PdxA — MTEPDRPIAGITMGDPAGIGPEVIVKGHAAAVEHARPLVVGDADVVRAAAEICGLDLTVRRIDSPAAATADPAVVDVLDVNEVDVDGLERGIVDESNGRASLAYVERAIDLAMEGSIDAIVTAPINKQATRLAGSDHAGHTGLLAERTGTEHYSMMLVEEPLRVTHVSTHVPLSEACDLVTEDRVFETISVTDDALRTLGVEAPTVAVAGLNPHAGDGGLLGETDAAEIEPAVERAREADIDAVGPESPDTVYVQAADGAYDCVVSMYHDQGHIPIKMLGFSGGEAVSGVNVTIGLPIVRTSVDHGTAFDIAGEGVASETSLVDAVEVAAGMARSRRSGR, encoded by the coding sequence ATGACGGAGCCGGATCGGCCGATCGCCGGAATCACGATGGGTGATCCGGCGGGTATCGGCCCAGAGGTGATCGTCAAAGGCCACGCAGCGGCGGTCGAACACGCGCGCCCGCTAGTCGTCGGCGACGCCGACGTCGTGCGGGCCGCCGCCGAGATCTGTGGGCTCGACCTGACGGTTCGGCGGATCGATTCACCCGCGGCGGCGACGGCCGATCCCGCGGTCGTCGACGTTCTCGACGTGAACGAAGTGGACGTCGACGGGCTGGAACGCGGGATCGTCGACGAATCCAACGGACGGGCGAGTCTGGCCTACGTCGAACGGGCGATCGATCTCGCGATGGAGGGTTCGATCGACGCCATCGTGACGGCGCCGATCAACAAACAGGCCACCCGTCTGGCGGGGAGCGATCACGCCGGCCACACCGGGCTGCTGGCAGAGCGGACCGGGACTGAACACTACTCCATGATGCTCGTCGAGGAGCCGTTGCGCGTCACACACGTCAGCACGCACGTTCCGCTCTCGGAGGCCTGCGATCTGGTCACCGAGGATCGGGTCTTCGAGACGATCAGCGTGACCGACGACGCGCTCCGAACGCTGGGCGTCGAGGCGCCGACCGTGGCGGTGGCGGGGCTGAACCCCCACGCCGGCGACGGAGGACTGCTCGGCGAGACCGACGCGGCCGAGATCGAACCGGCGGTCGAGCGCGCCCGCGAGGCGGACATCGACGCCGTCGGCCCCGAGTCGCCCGATACCGTCTACGTGCAGGCCGCCGACGGCGCCTACGACTGTGTCGTCTCGATGTACCACGACCAGGGCCACATCCCGATCAAGATGCTCGGGTTCTCGGGTGGCGAGGCGGTCAGCGGCGTGAACGTCACGATCGGGTTGCCGATCGTCCGAACCAGCGTCGATCACGGCACCGCCTTCGACATCGCGGGCGAGGGCGTCGCCTCCGAGACCAGCCTCGTCGACGCCGTCGAGGTCGCCGCGGGGATGGCACGGTCGCGCCGGTCGGGACGCTGA